The window CTCTGCACGGATGGAATGGAAAGCGCCACGGCAAATGCTTTTCGTTCGTGTTTCTCCATCACACTGACAGCAGCAATCGAACTACTTTGCATCACCAAACAAATCAACATATTCcgcaagaaataaaaaaaaaaaacaagagagaATAAAAGACAAGAAAAACTCCATCACGATGGCTTGATAGGACAGGAAGTATCATCATCGCAGAAGCAACCATTTTGCTGGTGGTCTCCCCCCGCCCCCATCTCCTCCTGCCCTTTAATCGACAAGATCTTCCCTTTCCACGGCCCCCACCTCAGACGATCACACTCTTAGCGTGACTGCGGAAAGCCCAAATCGGCTCCCCACCGAGTGCGTCCGCTCGGTAAGCCACATGTACGTCCATAATTAGTGGCATCAGCTCCCTTCCTCTCGGAGTCATCATTATCCTCATGAACGGCATCTTCTTCATCCTTGTGCTCCAAGTAAAGCCCACCGCCGATTTGACTCCAGATCACGAGGACCTCTCTAGCTTTGCTTTGCCGGGGACCGAGCGGTGGTGCCAACCGCCCGCCGGAACCTTCTCCGTATTCCATGATGCCATCATCGACTTTAAACGGTACTTTACCTAATGGATTACGCATGCAGCAGCGAATCGAGAACTCTAGGGAAGGCAATGCGGAGAAACAGAGATATGGTTTGGTGCCCGCCGTGATCAACCGCAGCTGTTGCCGATGCTGCCTTGGACCCGAGATTACGTCGATCCGAAGATTCCTGCCCGTGAGAGAAGGGCCAGCTACCGGTGACCACAGATCCTCCCACTTCTGCCGCCATCTACAGGCGAAGTTACCACCGCTCGGTGGGACTCTTAAGACGCGCCACCATCGGCTGTTTGAAGACGTGCGTCAACGTTTGCACGACCTGTGAGATCAGAAGCCGATGGATGCTACGAGAGGGCACAACACACGATCATGACATAAATCCAACCCAGTTAATATTCGATACACATGCGATACGTttactccctctctctctctcttccacgcGAGGCACGAACAAAAAGGTCAGGTCGGGCGGGGTCCACTAATTAACTGATGCGGTAACGTCTCCGCTTCCGACACGGCAGCGAAGAAGCGGATGCGGTCGACCGACTCCGTCTCTAATCGGTCGTCCACCGTAACCGTGGGGCCGGGGCCCTCACGCCGTGTTCCCTGACTCGGGCGAGCCAGCGGAGCTTCTGCATCACTTCCGCGTACCGGTCTGACTCGAAGCAACGTGCCACATCAAGGGTGATGACAGGCCATTTGAAATGGACTTGATTCCCAGGTGGAAGCAGGCAGAGAgacaccttctcctcctcctcctcctcttacaaAGCCTTACAAAGCCTGCCGTTGCAGTCATCTTTGGTCACTTCTTTTCCCTGCTTTCAAATTTATTCTGCTATCGTATTTGGTCGCCGGACCCCACACTCGATCCAAAAGCTCACACAACATACCATCCACACACGATAACGAGGGCGTGGATCACGTTAAGTCGAACGGCATGCATAAGAGACACCAGACCGCCGTACTTTTCCCACTTTCCCCGTTTCTTTTAATCCTTCATTTCAAACTTCCGATCCAAACCAGGAAATCGGACCGTTCCTCGATCGCTGTGTTCCCCACCCCACACATAAAACCCAACCAAACCCCGACTCCCGTCGGACGAAACGCAGCGGTCGACGAGTCCGCGCTCGCACGCTCTCGACTCTGCTGCTCCCAGCGAACAGCTCAAAGCGATGCGAGATTTGGATTACAAGGCTTTAAGAAAGCGTTCGTAGGTAGAGCGCGAGAGAGACTACCGGATTCGTCAAGATGGTCGCGGGCAAGGTGAAGGCCGCCATGGGATTCCAGCGCAGCCCCGCTACCCCCAAGGCGGAGACGCCCCGGCGGTCGTCTTCCTCCCCGGCTTCCCACCACAAGCCGTCGGCGGCGTCGGCCGGGGGACACCAGCCGCCTCCCCCGCCGCCACCCTCCTCGAACGGCAAGGCCTCCGCCTCCTTCGCCCGTTCCTTCGGCGTCTACTTCCCCCGCGCCTCCGCCCAGGTCCAGCCCCGACCGCCCGACGTTGCCGAGCTGCTCCGCCTCGTGGAGGAGCTCCAGGAGAAGGAGTCCCGCCTCCGCACCCAGCTCCTGGAGCAGAAGCTCCTCAAGGAGACCGTCGCCATCGTCCCTTTCCTCGAGAAGGAGATCGCCGCCAGGGGCGAGGAGCTTGCGCGCGCCGCCGAAAAGATCGAGCGCCTCGAGGCGGAGAACCGGGCGCTGCGGGACGAAGTCGAGACCTTGAGCTCCAAGATACGGAGCGGCGAGGAGGAGAGCCGGCGCAGGGAGAAAAGGATCAGGGATCTGGAGACGGAGTTGGGGGAGCTGAAGAAGGCGTCCACGGAGCAGAGCAATGGCGAATCGCGGCGACTCTGCGCGCGGACGGGGGAGATGGACGACTGCTCGTCGTCGCAGAGGTTCCAAAACCTCATCGATGTGTCGGCGAGATCAAATCTTTCCAAGAGCATGAGAAAAGCCCCCAGATCCACGGACATTGGTCCGGGTCAAGAGCTCCAGAAGCAGGAGAGCAGAGATCCCAGAACGGAAGAAGGCGAAGGAGAAGCGGCGTCTCGACCAGCTCGGGGCGGCGAGAAAGAAGATGCATTGAAACCCCGAGCTCCTAGGGTTCCGAAACCCCCTCCGACGCCGTCCGTCTCCTGTAACTCCTCCacctcatcttcttcttcgtcgtcgtctACAACCTCCGAAACCACGTCCGGCGTCCCCACGAGCAGAGGCACTAGCTTGGCGAGCCTGCCGCCGATCCCGCCGCCTGCCCCTGCGGTCGGATCCCCGGTGACCGGTTGCCCCAGGCCccctccgccgcctccgcctcccccGCCGCCATCGAAGGGGTTGAGATTGGTGGCGGCGAGCGTGAGGCGGGTGCCGGAAGTGGTGGAGTTCTACCACTCCCTGATGCGGCGTGACTCCAAGAGGGAGCCGGGCAGCGTAGCGCCGGACGTGGCCCCTGCGTCTTCTGCGGCGGCCGCCAACGCGCGCGACATGATTGGCGAGATCGAGAACCGCTCCGCTCACCTCCTGGCCGTAAGACCCCCTTTCGTTCTGTCCGACTTCTCCTCTGTgtgtgttttttctttctttctaattTACACGATTGCCCCCACGCCCCCCTAAAAAAACGACCGTTGGGCATGCGTTCTGCTGTACTAACATGCGTACGTGGGAGGAATTGGTCGGGTGCTTCTTGACTCGTCGTTGTTGCTGAAGAAACATCGGATCCCACTTCCCAGATATGGTGCTTCATGATAGTTCTACTTCCTTTAATTGTGGTCTTAATGACACCATTAATTAATCGCAGATAAAGACAGACGTGGAGACGCAGGGCGACTTCATTGGGTTCTTAATCAAGGAAGTGGAGCACGCGGCCTTCACCAACGTCGAAGACGTGGTCGCCTTCGTCAAATGGCTGGACGACGAGCTCTCCTTCCTGGtattctttgtttttttctttttttttaatctcctcCATAGATTGATGCAGTTTCTTGAGATCGATGTCGGGTGATGGCCGCAGGTGGACGAGA of the Musa acuminata AAA Group cultivar baxijiao chromosome BXJ2-10, Cavendish_Baxijiao_AAA, whole genome shotgun sequence genome contains:
- the LOC135625845 gene encoding protein INCREASED PETAL GROWTH ANISOTROPY 1-like isoform X2, giving the protein MVAGKVKAAMGFQRSPATPKAETPRRSSSSPASHHKPSAASAGGHQPPPPPPPSSNGKASASFARSFGVYFPRASAQVQPRPPDVAELLRLVEELQEKESRLRTQLLEQKLLKETVAIVPFLEKEIAARGEELARAAEKIERLEAENRALRDEVETLSSKIRSGEEESRRREKRIRDLETELGELKKASTEQSNGESRRLCARTGEMDDCSSSQRFQNLIDVSARSNLSKSMRKAPRSTDIGPGQELQKQESRDPRTEEGEGEAASRPARGGEKEDALKPRAPRVPKPPPTPSVSCNSSTSSSSSSSSTTSETTSGVPTSRGTSLASLPPIPPPAPAVGSPVTGCPRPPPPPPPPPPPSKGLRLVAASVRRVPEVVEFYHSLMRRDSKREPGSVAPDVAPASSAAAANARDMIGEIENRSAHLLAIKTDVETQGDFIGFLIKEVEHAAFTNVEDVVAFVKWLDDELSFLVDERAVLKHFEWPEHKADAMREAAFGYCDLKKLVSEASSFRDDPRQPCASALKKMQALLEKLEQGVFNLSRVREGATKRYRGFGIPWEWMLESGYVNQIKLASVKLAMKYMKRVSSELENIAGSPEEEELMLQGVRFAFRVHQFAGGFDVETMRAFQELKDKAHSLRLQSPHHHHHKLYCRHGNFGDCHANGFQ
- the LOC135625845 gene encoding protein INCREASED PETAL GROWTH ANISOTROPY 1-like isoform X1; translated protein: MVAGKVKAAMGFQRSPATPKAETPRRSSSSPASHHKPSAASAGGHQPPPPPPPSSNGKASASFARSFGVYFPRASAQVQPRPPDVAELLRLVEELQEKESRLRTQLLEQKLLKETVAIVPFLEKEIAARGEELARAAEKIERLEAENRALRDEVETLSSKIRSGEEESRRREKRIRDLETELGELKKASTEQSNGESRRLCARTGEMDDCSSSQRFQNLIDVSARSNLSKSMRKAPRSTDIGPGQELQKQESRDPRTEEGEGEAASRPARGGEKEDALKPRAPRVPKPPPTPSVSCNSSTSSSSSSSSTTSETTSGVPTSRGTSLASLPPIPPPAPAVGSPVTGCPRPPPPPPPPPPPSKGLRLVAASVRRVPEVVEFYHSLMRRDSKREPGSVAPDVAPASSAAAANARDMIGEIENRSAHLLAIKTDVETQGDFIGFLIKEVEHAAFTNVEDVVAFVKWLDDELSFLVDERAVLKHFEWPEHKADAMREAAFGYCDLKKLVSEASSFRDDPRQPCASALKKMQALLEKLEQGVFNLSRVREGATKRYRGFGIPWEWMLESGYVNQIKLASVKLAMKYMKRVSSELENIAGSPEEEELMLQGVRFAFRVHQFAGGFDVETMRAFQELKDKAHSLRLQSPHHHHHKLYCSCRHGNFGDCHANGFQ